The window CTACTACAACGCTTTTCTGGGTTTCGTTAATCCTGTTTACCGCTTTAAAAAGGTCGGAATCACAATTGTTCTGTCTCAAGGTGACGATCAGCGCCTTAATGTCTTTTGGAAAACAGCTGCCGCCATATCCGACGCCTGCCTGCAGAAACCGGGGCCCGATCCTGCTGTCAAGACCCATACCTCTTGCGACTTCTTTGATATCCGCACCTGTTTTTTCACACAGATAGGCAAGCTGGTTCATAAAGCTGATCCGGGTAGCCAGCATGGCATTACTGGCATATTTGATAATTTCGGCACTTTTTATGTCAGTGACCATAATCGGTCTGTCTGTTCTTGCTCGTGAGCGGTATAACGACGTCATGATTTCTTCGGCCTTTTTGCTGTCCGTGCCGATCACGATCCTGTCCGGGTTTTCAAAATCTTTGACAGCAGCTCCCTCCCTTAAAAACTCAGGGTTGGAAACAACATCAAATTCAATCACTTCCTGCCGGTTTTCTTTTATTATCTTTTTTACCAGATCGGCAGTTCCTACGGGCACGGTACTTTTGTTAACAATAATCTTATAATTATTGATGTATTTGCCGATAGTTTTGGCAGCTTCTTTCACTGCGGTTAGATCCGCTTCCTCCTGCTCGTTTTCAGGAGTACCGACGCAGATAAAAATTATTTCAGATTCCTGGATTGCTTTAACGCCGTCGGTCGTAAATGCGAGCCGTCCGGCTTTAAGGTTTTTTTGAAAGATTTCCTCCAGACCGGGCTCATAAATCGGCATGACACCGTCTGACAATAGACCGATTTTGGCTTTATCGATATCAAAGCAAAGTACGTCGTTCCCAAGATTTGCAAATCCGGATCCGGTCACAAGGCCCACATATCCGGTTCCGATTATTGTTAGTTTCATTTAAATTCCCCTTTTAAATTAGTCTGACGAATTATGTTTTTACATTTTGAACTGTAGAATTGAGATAAAACAGTTTTATATTTTTCACCGCAAAGGCACAGAGAGCGCAAAGTAAAGATAATTTTCTTTTTCCATTGAGAGGACGGCAAAAGAAAAAACTCAATCGCTACGCGATGTTTTTCTGTTTAAAGGCCCGCAGGGCTTGATGCTTATTTTTTTCCGTCCTCCCAACGGAAAAAAATAAAACAAATAATCTCTGCGTTTTCTGCGCCTCTGCGGTAAGTAAAGGATAATTAAAGCTCTTAATAGCCGTAATATTCTTTATACCAGGCGATAAACTGTTGAATTCCCGTGTCAACGGAAGTCCGAGGTTTAAAACCGACAACTTCTATCAGGTCATCGATGTCGGCATAGGTTGCAATCACATCACCCGGCTGAAGGTCAAGAAATTCTTTTTTGGCTTTGCGGGCAAGTGCTTCTTCGATTGCTGCTATAAAATCCATTAATTCAACAGGATTGTTGTTTCCGATGTTGTAAATTTTATAGCGGGTGTACGACGTCCCGGGATCCGGATTGTCGCCGCTCCATGTTGGATCCGGTTCAGGAACTTTGTCCATTACTCTCACAACCCCCTCGATGATATCATCGATGTAAGTAAAGTCCCGCTGCATCCGGCCGTGATTGAATACTTTGATCGCTTTTCCTTCCAGGATGGCCTTGGTAAAAAGAAAAAGGGCCATGTCGGGACGTCCCCAGGGACCGTAGACCGTGAAAAACCTGAGGCCCGTGCAGGCAAGACCGAACAGGTGACTGTAAGTATGCGCCATGAGTTCATTTGCTTTTTTGGTAGCAGCATACAGGGATACGGGATGATCAACATTATGATGCACGGAAAATGGCATCTTTGTATTTGCTCCATAGACAGAACTGGACGAAGCAAATACAAGATGTTGAACACGGTTGTGCCGGCAGCATTCAAGGATATTGACAAAGCCTACAATGTTTGCGTCTACGTAAGCCTGAGGGTTTTTTAGTGAATACCTGACACCGGCCTGGGCGGCGAGGTTGACAACGACATCAAATTGAGTACTTTCGAAAATATCTTCCAAAGCCTCTTGGTTGGAAATGTCCATTGTGGAAAAGGTAAAATTCTTAAAAGGTGTCAGCCTTTCAAGCCGCGCCATTTTGAGGCGGACATCGTAGTACGGGTTGAGGTTGTCGATGCCGACAACATGGCAGCCGTTTTGCAATAGACGCATGCAGAGGTGATAGCCGATAAAGCCGGCCGCACCGGTCACCAGGACGCTGTTAAACTTAAATTTCATTTTTTATTGCCTTTGGACACAGATTAACGCAGATGAACACAGATGAGTATATGCAAAAGTCATTTGTCACTTGTCATTTGTCATTGTGTCTTCGGCCACTCTTTTCTGTACAAATGACGGATGACAAATGACCAATGACAACCTGTCCCTTCTTTGTACCTTTGTAGCTGAATAGTTATGTTTTCGGCAGTCGGTTTAGACAGCTCCGCCTTGTCAATTACATCGCAAGATGAATATTAACTATCAGTATTTACAGATAAATTGTATAATAAACCTTCACAGGTTCTGCGTTCACCATTCAGGGTCCTGGGTTACCTCTAAACCCTGAACCCTTGAATCCCTAAACGGGTAACCACCCAATCGAGGCGGCTCTATTGAGGTCTAACGTGCGCCTTTGCCGAAAAGCACAATTTTAATAGTACGCAGGACGGTCATCAAGTCCATTAATGTGGACATGTTCTTTATATAAAAAAGATCGTAGTTAAGCTTTTCAATCGCATCCTCCACAGATGCGCCGTAGCCGTAACTGACTTGGGCCCAGCCCGTTATACCGGGTTTTACCGAAAAACGCTTTCCATAATAGGGAATGGTATCCTCTAATTTTTTCACGAAAAATTCCCGTTCCGGACGCGGTCCCACAAAACTCATGTTCCCTTTTAGAACATTCCAAAGTTGAGGAATCTCATCAGCACGCCATTTGCGAATAAATCTACCAACGCGTGCGATGCGGTCATCGTCATCTGCGGCCCATACAGGTCCGCTCTGTTTTTCAGCGTCTGCAAGCATTGAACGGAATTTATGAATCATATATATTTTTCTGTTTTGCCCCACTCTTTCCTGCGAGAACAGCACGGGACCCTTGGAATCGACCTTAATTAAAACGGCGATGAGGATAATTGCCGGGGAAAGCAGGATCAAGCCGACTAAGGATAAAACCAGATCAATGAAGCGTTTCAGAAAACGTCTAATTCAAGATTTGCGAAAACCTTCTGAAAATATAAGCCATGCCGGATTAATTTGCTGAACAATGAGTTTGCCGGTGAGCATTTCATAGAAGCTTTTTCCGTCAATCACATCAATTCCCTTGATACGGCATTTTAATAGCTCTTTGGTCGGAAATGTCCCCCTTCTTTCTACAAGAGCAACCACAATCTTGCTGATGCCCATTCCTTCTGCCAATTCGCAGAGACCGTCATAGTCCTTTTTGCAGATCATTGCCGTGGTTTGTTTATTTCTGAAATCAGTATCATCGGGGCATTCCTGGACTGTTGCCGACACGATATAGCCACAGTCTTTTTTGTCGAAAATTTCATTCATAATATTGTGTGCCAGTGCACCCGAGCCGAGAAGAATGATTTTTTCATCAAATATCCTGTGATTCAGAATCAGCATATAGCCAAAACGCCACGAGACAATAAATAAAATAACAAAACCGACACTGACAACAAAAACGCCTTTTCCGATAATTGTTGCCGGGAAGATAAGGTAGATAGCTGCCAAAACAATTGCAGCGGCGCCAAGAGCCTGCAACAAACGTATGCCAAGTTCCGAGAAACTGTCCGTAACTTTTAAATCATACAGGTCATTGTAGTAGAGGCATGTTTGGCAGATAATAGTGACCAGTGAAATTTTAATCCACAATTGCCGGTCAAAAGGAAATGCATCACTGGCAAGGAGTATCCAGGAGGCAATGATTACAGATGTAAATATTGTCAGACCTTCGCCGATGACAAAAAAGATGTTGCGTATGGGATAATATTGTCTGAATAACCGTAGCATAATACAATCGCTTTGCAATTCTATCTAATGCGGCGTAGCAGCGTTCGCATAAAATCGGAATACGATTTTATTTATGATATTTCGTATAATATTTGCCGTTTTTGCCGTATTTGGCGTACCTTTTGTAAGCAAGATAATTTGATAAACGCATATCGACCCTATTGAAGACAACCCCTAATATTTTCTCTTTGCCCAGTAATTCGATTAAATCCGATACCATGTCACGTGGTGTACTTCCGTATTTCACAATCAGCAGGATGCCGTCGACTTGCCTTGCTAGGGCATTTGCTTCGGCTGTCAGTTTCGGCGGCGGTGAGTCGATGATGATATACCGATCGCTGTATCTTTCCCTTACCTCTTCAAGAAGCTTTGACATCCGTTGAGATGACAAAAGTTCAGCGGGATTGTGAGGAGGTTTGCCTGCCGGCAGAATGCTCAGCTTGTCAACTTTTGTTTTCTGGAGCAACATGGATAGCGGCGTGCCGTTGGCAAGATACTCGCTCAACCCGGGTATGTCATCAAACCCGAATTGCCTGTGGATGCTGGGCACACGCATGTCACTGTCTATGATCAGAACGTGTTCCTGAATACTCTGAGCAATACTGATGGCCAGGTTGGCAGCCACAAAGGACTTTCCTTCGCCGGGAACGGCGCTTGTCACCATTATCGAACGCGCGGCTTTGCCGCTTAAATTCATACCTAAACTGAGTATCTGCGGCAAGCCCGGCAATCGCTCAACTTAGGTCACAGTTTAAAACGGATAAAATAAATCCGGTAAAAAATAAATCATATCATATTAAAAAAACAATTAAAAACTGTTTTTTACCTATACAATTACGTCAGGTTGTATGTTTTTATTCTGCTGACGAGCCATTTTGTTCAGCAGGGATTTATAGCTTATTTTTAGCAACATCGCAGCCTTTTTTCGGTTCCAGTTCGTATTCTCAAGAGCTTTTTCCATAAGTTTTTTTTCGGTTCGTGTTATAAATTCCCTGCAAATGTCCTTTAAAGAGACATTGTTTAGATCCTTTATGTAATTTTTTGGTAACGTTCAAAAGTGTGGGCAACAAATAATTCTTGAAAAAAAATCACGAAAAAGATTTATTGAAAGTTTATTCGAATTTATCAGGGAAGGTGTTGAGTCCTTCTGTGTTGGCTGCCTTTAAAAGTCTTTGGTCAAAGCAGGCAAAAAGGAAGGTCTGCGGGACCCTTGCATGTATTATGAGTGCCGATGCCAAATGGATCGCATCAAAACCGCGCAGGGGATAAAGGGCGACTATTTTATTTATCATTTCATTCAAGCTGTTATTCACCTCCACGCGCACAAAGCTTTCCCAGTCCTTTTGAAATGAATCGATAGTTGTATTTATAATGTTTTCATAAAGATTGGCTTCTCTTTTTTTTCGGTGAAATGAGGCCATGGTTTCTGCATAGGTTATCGATGATGTGGCGATGGCCATGGATTCTTTCCATAAGGAAATGATATCTTTTGAGCCGACTTCTTCCAAATATTTTTTTACAAGGGCGCTTGTATCCAAATAAAGGATCATCTGCGGTTCTCAATAACCATTTCTGAAATCGGTTTGCCCGGAACCTCAACAGGATCGGATATGACTTTGTTCAATTGCGCACTTGGAAAGGTTACCAATCCATTCATGATTAACGGTTGGAAAGCCTGCCTTAATGATGTTCTTTGGTTATCTTCCTGAATAATGCGCGCAATAACTTTACCTCTTTCAGTTATTACTATGTCTTCACCTTTTTTAACAAATGAAAGATATTGACTTAATTTGTTTTTCAGATCTTTAATCCCGGCAGTGATCATATTTGGCCTCCCATAAAGGTAGCTACTTTATAAATATGATAGCCACTTGAATTGTTCGTGTCAAGATAAAATCACCATATTTTATAGCAAGAGTTTGTCAAAATAAAAAACAGGGCTTTTACCTAGTAGGTAATTGCCCTGTCTTTTGAGATATCAGAATTTGTTAAATGGTCGATTGATGATTAAATAGTGTCTGAACGAAAACCCCGGTTTTTCTCCTAACCGGCTCCGGTATAAATCTAATTCAGATAGCAAATTCCATTCATATTTCTTCTTTTGGCTAAAGTTTACATTTTTAGATACTTTTAGCCCATTTTTAAAAACACGTCTGCATTGGAGATCATTTTCGGTATTGATTTTAAAACAAATCTATGCGGCAAAAGCGTATTTGTCTTTCTCTGCTTGTCTACGTCGCTTTTGACGTTCCAATTCCTTTTCTCTAATCATAGCACCCAGTAGTTGAATATTGCGGGCTATCACAGCAAGCGCTACATAACGTTTTAAGCCGTCAATTCCATGATCAGGACATCGATCCAGCGCATGATTCTCAAGTGCATTGATCGCCGATTCAACTGCTGAATGCTTGCGTCTGGATTCGATAAATTCCTCTGAATGCTCTGTTTGCTTATCTTTTTTAGAAAGCTTGCCCTTCTTGGGAAGAACAACTTCGTCTAAAAGATCTTCAAGCTCTTCTTTGTTCTTGGGACTATAAAAACCCTTATCAAAACTACAACCATACAAAGCAGCAAATTTTCGCTTCGCTTCCACAACCATCAAAATAGCAATTTCAACATCGTTCTGATTTTCCATTACATGATGATGGAGAATAAATCCGTATTGATCCTCCAAAATACAAACTGCTAAGCCCAATTCCTGGGGCACACCTGCTTTTCCTTTGCTGATCCACTCGGTGTGCTCCTCAAAAATAGAGAAAGCCTTCTCATTGTGGGGGATCGTTTGCCCATCTAAAACGCGACGCCGGATTTGATCAATCTGCCGCTCGGCATGGGTGATATAATTTTCAATCAGCATTACGCATGCCACATTGCCAATATCCATTGCATTAGGAATCCGGATGCTCTCTGTAGCTCGGGCCACATAAGATTCAACCAGAGCCACATACTGCCGATGCGCACCGATAATCAGTTGATCTCTTTTAGCTTTTTTCGTTTCATCTTTTGAAGCCGAACGTTTGAGCTTGCGAACAGTGTTAAACTGTTTTTTTATCTTTTTAAAAATATGCCGATACTGGCGCCACTCGGTGATACCAAGCTCGCTGCACAGTCGGCCTATCAGAAAAACAACTTTACGAATGGCATCCAAAAGAAGATTGATATCTGTGGGATAGTGAACATCGGTCTCTACAACAAACGAATCACAACGGCCTTTTAACGGAGCATCATCATTTTCTCGGATCAAATTATGACCGACTTTAACAACCACCTGGTTTATTTCATCGAGCACTTCCGGAGTAAAAAGGGTGATGTTGTCTTTCAATGTCTGTAGTGCATACGTTTGATCAAATTCGAAAATCGTATGCCCTAAAAACTCACGCACATCCTTATGGTTGTTGGCAATATTGTGAAGCTTGTCATAGTCCCAGTTGCAGTTTAACCGCAAAGTCCCCAATACCAGAATTTTCCACAAATCCATGCCGGGTCTCCCATTGCCGGTATCAACGTTTTCGGGAATGATATTTTTCAAAATGTCAAAAATTTCACCCCGTAGGCTACGATCTGAATAAATGGCTTGCAGGCCCAACAACAACTGGGGAATTTCGTCTCGACAGTTGTTGTCTACTTGAATCTTTGAAATGTCCACTTGTCCAATTTTTAATTGCTTTTCGATTACTTTTCGCATAGCATTTCACCTCGAAGATTTTCCGGGTTTTACTCACTTTAATCGATTTTGATCAAATCGATTAAAACCGCTTAATTAAATTATATCAATAACATACATAGCAGATGTGAGTAATTTTTGCAAGTAATTTTTTCGCAAACTCGGAAAATCTTCTTCTCCTTAAAATGCTATAACCTGCCGATTATAAAAAGTTTCTGAGTTTTCGTTCAGACACTAATTAGTTGTATTTGTATTTAGCGGGGGCTCACAGGTTCAAAGTTCGCCGTTCAAGGTTACCTTGAGCCGTTTACAGATTCAAATTTTAGGTCAAGCCTGAACCCCGAACCTTTGAACCCGTTTACGGTTGCCGCATATCAAATCTTGTGAAGCTACCGTTTCTATTTCAAAAAATTAAACTATATATCAACCTGTTTCGGTTTGTCAATTTGACCGGGCTGTTGATCAAAACAACGATTTCGAATTTTGCATAAAGAACTTATTCTCCATCCCTTAAAAGATCTAAGAGCTTTAAGGGTTCGTCAATGATGGCCCGCGCTCCATTTCCCTTGAGTTCTTCTATAGGGCGAAAACCCCAGAGCACGCCAACCGGAAACATACCTGCAGCAACTGCAGTTTTCATGTCAATCGCCGTATCGCCGATGAAAAGGAAACGGGAAGGAGGTATTGCCAATTTTTCTGCGACTTCAAGCGCACCTTGAGGGTCGGGTTTGCGCGGAACTGAATCACGTTGTCCGATAACAACATCAAAATCCCATTTTGAAAGAAGGGCTGCCACACAGGCTTTTGTAATAGAATCAGGCTTGTTGGATAAAACGGCGAGTTTCAAACCCCTTGCTTTCAATGCATCCAGCATCTGTGGTATGCCATCGTAAGGTTTCGACTTTACAATGCAATTAACACTGTAATCTTCGACAAATTCTTTTAGACAGGCATTGATAAGCTTTTCATTCCGATGTCCCGCGGGCAGGGCTCGGGTGATAAGGGCTCTGGCGCCTTCTCCCACAAACTCTCGGTAGCTAAAGATCGTGTATGTTGGAAACCCTCTGCTTGCTAGAACCCTGTTCGCACAATTGCCGATATCGTCTAAGGTGTCAAGCAGGGTCCCATCAAGGTCAAAAAGTACGGCTTCATAGGTCATGATTGCACATAATAACGTTCATTTTAGAGCAGAAAATAACGACGCTGCGTATAAAAAGTTCTCAAATATATCGGCCTGCGTCAAGCAACTTCTGTACGAACGCACTCCATCATTTTGTCAAATCAATTGAGTATAAACAAAATGGTGAAAGGCTTTAAAATTAGAGTTTGTGGCAGTTCAATCCAGCTTCACCTTTGACGCCGCTCGTAGTGAAACGAAGATCCCGTTATCGGGGGAATCTGGCGCATGCGCGACTTTAGCTCAATTGAGGTGTCAGATAATTTGTAGGTTCAACCGCAAAATATAATTGACAAAAAATGATGCCTGTGTTTCTAAATGTTTAATCGGCCGAACCAAATGACACTCTTCCTGTTGATGCTCCGGCAATACCCGGCCGCAAGGCGAACGTTGCCTTTATCCTTTCTTAATAAAAAAGCGAGTTTATGTCATTTCGTTTTCATTAACCAAATTATTTCAGATCTTTTATATTTCATTTAACCAAAGGATGAGGAGGGATGATTTATGGCGGACAAGAAAAAGGATTATTTTTCGGCGCTTTATGAAGTGGCCAAGGTTGTCAATGCTTCCCTTACACCTTCTCGGGTAATGGAGGAAATCGTATCCTGTGTCGCCGATACGATGAAGGTTAAGGCCAGTTCCTTGAGGCTTCTGGATTCCCGCAGAAAAAAATTGCTGATGGGAGCTTCTCGCGGGTTATCAGACGGTTACATCCGCAAAGGCCCCGTGCTGGTCAAGGAAAGCGGTCTGGACCAGAAGGCCTTGAAAGGCAAAACAATCTATCTTAAAAATGCCCAGGCAGACAAAGACTTTCAATACAAGCAAAAGGCCCGGACCGAGGGGATAAAATCGGTCCTGGTGGTTCCGTTAATGGTGGAAAAGAAGGCGGTCGGCGTTCTTAGGGTTTATTCGGAAAAAGTAAGAACCTTTGATGAAGATGAGAGAAAATTTCTGGAGGCTGTGGCGAACTTGAGCGCCATTGCACTGGAGAATGCCAGGCTTCATCAGGCCCTTCGGCAAGATTACGATCTTTTGGTCGCTCACAAGTACCGTCTGGACGACAATTAGACGTTTCATAAAATCGTAACACGATTTTATTGAAAGGAGGAATCTATGGTTCGAATTGGGATCAACGGTTTCGGGCGTATCGGACGACAGGTATTAAAGGCTGTATTGGAAAGACATCCCCAGACACTGGAGGTGGTTGCGGTCAATGACCTTTTCGACGTTGAGACCAACGCCCAGCTTTTCAAGTATGACTCAAATTACGGCCGCTTCCCCGGCGAGGTCAAGGTCAGCCAGGATTGCATCGTGGTGAACGGCTGCAAAGTCAAGAGTTTTTCGTATCGCGATCCCGCCGCCATCCCTTGGGACGAGGTGGGAGTAGATATCGTCGTGGAAAGCACCGGGCTTTTCAAAACCGGCCCCAAGGCAGCGGCCCATATGGATGCCGGAGCCAAAAAGGTCATTATCTCCGCACCGGCCAAGGAAGAAGATCTCACCGTGGTGATGGGCGTCAACCATAAGGATTACCGGCCTGAAAAACACCACATCATATCGAATGCCTCCTGCACAACCAATTGCTTAGCCCCGCCGGCCCTGATCGTTCATCGGGCCTTTGGCATTGAAAAGGCGCTGATGACCACCGTACACGCCTATACGGCCGACCAGCGTCTCATGGACCTGGCCCATAAGGACATTCGACGGGCAAGGGCCGCAGCCCTGAACATCATTCCGACCACTACCGGTGCAGCCAAGGCCGTAGCGCTGGTTATCCCGGAACTGGAAGGCCGCTTTGACGGGTACTCCCTGCGTGTCCCCACGCCGATAGTCTCGGTGGTCGATTTTGTGGCCTTGCTTCAGAAAAATACGGATACCGAAGCCCTCCGGGCCGAACTTCGGAAGGCGGCCGGAACGGAACTTAAGGGCATCATGGCCTGCGAGGAAGAGCGTCTCGTTTCCATGGACTTTAAAGGGAACCCGCATTCATCCATCGTGGACATGGAGTTCACCCAGGTATTGCAAAGCAACATGGCCAAGGTTGTGACCTGGTACGACAACGAATGGGGGTATTCCTGCCGGCTGGCGGATTTGGCGGCATTTGTGGCTGAAAAGGGGCTTTAAGACAATCGTTTTCTGATCAATTGCGGAGGGAAATATGCCTAAGGGAATGAAAATTGCGATAAATACCGGCGGTGGCGATGCGCCGGGACTCAATGCCGTGATAGAGGCCGTTGTCATGTCGGCCTACACCCGGAACTGGGAAGTTTACGGCATTAAAAACGGTTATGCCGGGCTTCTGAATACAGAGGAAATCGTCCGCTTGACTCCTGAAAAAGTCAATCGCATTTCGATCTTGGGGGGGACGATTATTGGAACGACGAATAAAGGCAATCCCTTTCAAATGCCGATAACCAATCTGGCCGGCGAGGTGGAGGTTCGAGACGTTTCCGACAAGGTTGTTGAGAACTTCAAGCGTCTGGGTTTTGACTGCCTGGTGGCCATTGGCGGAGACGGCAGCCTTCAAATCGCCTATGATTTTTTTAAAAAAGGGATTCCGGTTATCGGCGTGCCCAAGACGATTGACAACGACCTGGGCGGAACCGTGATCACGTTCGGGTTTGATACGGCCGTGAGCACGGCCACAGAAGCGATCGATCGTCTCCATTCCACGGCCAAGTCGCACGACAGGGTGATGGTTGTGGAAGTCATGGGAAGACATGCCGGATGGATTGCGCTCAACAGCGGAATCTCAGGAGCGGCAGATGTTATCTTATTGCCCGAAATACCGTTTGATATGGACAAGGTCTGCGATCATATCACCGCAAAAGAACTGCACGGCGAACGCTATGCCATTGTGGTGGCCGCGGAAGGTGCTGCGCCTGCCGGCGGCAGAGCCATAGACAAGGGCAAGGGAGAACTGGGCCGCCAGGATGTTCTTTTAGGCGGGATCGGTGAATTTGTCGCCAAAGGAATATCCAAAAAAACCGGGAAGGATACGCGGTCGATGGTTCTGGGTCATCTCCAGCGCGGCGGTTCGCCGACAACCTTTGACCGCCTGATTTCTCTGCGCTTTGGGGCCGCCGCCGTGCGCATGATTGAAGAAAAGAAATTCGGAGCCATGGTGGCCCTCGACCCCCCTGAAGTCAAGGCCGTGCCCTTGGATCAGGTCATCGGCAGCATCCGGCGCGTTCCGCTGGACAGCGACTCGATTCAAACCGCCAGGGACATCGGTATCTGTTTCGGGGATTGATCGGTACTTCGGCGGCCAATAGATATTTATTCTTGTGTAACCTGAGAATAAAGGCTATAAGAATCCGTTTTTTACAGCTTACGGCTAAAAAAAATGCTTGGGGAAAAGGTAAATGGGAATACTGTCATCATCTGTTTCCGTTACGCGCTACAGAGTTCAAGGCGATCTGAAGAAACCGGTTATTGAAACCGTTGCCGCGGCGCTTAAAAGCAACTCGATTTCAGAAATAGACGATCATGTCTCTGAAATCACCGCCGGGTGGACGTCGTTTGCGAATCCCTATCAGCCGAACTTTGAGGGTTCTTCATTTGTTTTCGGAACCTATCTGGTCTTTTCACTGCGGATCGATAAAAAATCGATCCCCTCGAAAATCATTCAAAAACATTATACTATCCAGATGGCCAAGAAATTGAAGGAAACCGGCCG of the Candidatus Desulfatibia profunda genome contains:
- the rdgC gene encoding recombination-associated protein RdgC: MGILSSSVSVTRYRVQGDLKKPVIETVAAALKSNSISEIDDHVSEITAGWTSFANPYQPNFEGSSFVFGTYLVFSLRIDKKSIPSKIIQKHYTIQMAKKLKETGREYLSKNEKKMLKDHVINVLSLRIPATPNLYDVLWNYEEGSLWFFSNLKAANEQFESLFSRSLKLSLIRLFPYTTAQLVSGLSPSQLDVLAKLSPAKLTE